From the genome of Sphingomonas sp. HMP6, one region includes:
- the gatA gene encoding Asp-tRNA(Asn)/Glu-tRNA(Gln) amidotransferase subunit GatA, translating into MTDLTDLGVAAIRDGVRDGTFSAREVAEGFIANVSNAKALNAFLVETPDHALAAADAADAARAAGETLKPLAGVPIGMKDLFCTKGVPTTAASLILETFTPPYESTVSANLWAAGAGMLGKLNMDQFAMGSSNETSAFGNVISPWRRNDGGNAPLAPGGSSGGSSSAIAARLCPAATGTDTGGSIRQPAAFTGISGIKPTYGRCSRWGTIAFASSLDQAGPMARDVRDCAIMLEAMAGFDAKDATSLDLAVPQWEAGLSGNLKGKRVGIPKEYRVDAMPPEIEALWQQGIDWLKDAGAEIVEVSLPHTKYALPAYYIIAPAEASSNLARYDGVRYGLRNLPEGAGLQDMYAATRAAGFGDEVKRRIMIGTYVLSAGFYDAYFTQASKVRTLIARDFEQAWAKCDVLLTPTAPSAAFALGEKSADPIAMYLNDVFTVPSSLAGLPAMSVPGGLDGQGLPLGLQIIGKALDEQSVLNAGLALEERAGFTARAEAWW; encoded by the coding sequence ATGACCGACCTTACTGATCTCGGCGTTGCCGCCATCCGTGACGGCGTACGCGACGGCACGTTTTCCGCGCGCGAAGTGGCCGAGGGCTTCATCGCCAACGTCTCGAACGCCAAGGCGCTGAATGCGTTTCTGGTCGAAACCCCGGATCACGCGCTCGCCGCTGCCGATGCCGCCGATGCCGCGCGCGCGGCGGGCGAGACGTTGAAGCCGCTCGCGGGCGTGCCGATCGGCATGAAGGATTTGTTCTGCACCAAGGGGGTGCCGACCACCGCCGCGAGCTTGATCCTCGAGACGTTTACGCCGCCCTATGAATCGACCGTCTCCGCCAATTTGTGGGCGGCGGGCGCGGGGATGCTCGGCAAGCTGAACATGGATCAGTTCGCGATGGGATCGTCCAACGAGACCTCCGCGTTCGGCAACGTCATCTCGCCGTGGCGGCGCAATGACGGCGGCAACGCGCCGCTTGCGCCCGGCGGCTCCTCGGGGGGAAGCTCCTCGGCAATTGCCGCGCGGCTGTGCCCGGCGGCGACCGGCACCGATACCGGCGGATCGATCCGCCAGCCTGCCGCCTTTACCGGCATCAGCGGGATCAAGCCGACCTATGGCCGCTGCTCGCGCTGGGGCACGATTGCGTTTGCCTCCTCGCTAGACCAGGCCGGTCCGATGGCGCGCGATGTGCGCGATTGCGCGATCATGCTGGAGGCGATGGCCGGGTTCGATGCGAAGGATGCGACTTCGCTCGATCTCGCCGTGCCGCAGTGGGAAGCGGGATTGTCGGGCAATCTCAAGGGTAAACGCGTCGGTATTCCCAAGGAATATCGGGTCGACGCCATGCCGCCCGAGATCGAGGCATTGTGGCAGCAAGGGATCGACTGGCTGAAAGACGCTGGCGCCGAGATCGTCGAGGTTTCGCTCCCACACACCAAATATGCGCTGCCGGCCTATTACATCATTGCTCCTGCGGAAGCGTCGTCCAACCTCGCGCGGTATGATGGCGTGCGCTACGGCTTACGCAACTTGCCCGAGGGAGCGGGCTTGCAGGACATGTATGCGGCAACGCGTGCCGCCGGTTTCGGCGACGAAGTGAAACGCCGGATCATGATCGGGACATATGTCCTATCCGCAGGGTTTTACGACGCATACTTCACACAGGCTTCGAAGGTCCGCACGCTGATCGCGCGGGATTTCGAACAGGCTTGGGCAAAGTGCGACGTGCTGTTGACGCCGACCGCGCCATCGGCCGCCTTCGCACTCGGTGAGAAGTCGGCCGATCCGATCGCGATGTATTTGAACGACGTGTTCACCGTGCCGTCGTCGCTTGCCGGGCTCCCGGCGATGAGCGTGCCGGGCGGGCTGGACGGGCAGGGATTGCCGCTCGGCCTGCAGATCATCGGCAAGGCGCTGGACGAGCAGAGCGTGCTGAACGCGGGGCTGGCGCTGGAGGAACGCGCGGGCTTTACGGCGCGGGCGGAGGCTTGGTGGTAG
- the gatC gene encoding Asp-tRNA(Asn)/Glu-tRNA(Gln) amidotransferase subunit GatC gives MSVTIATVTKIASLARIAITEEEAARIAPELENIMGWIEQLGEVDTTDVAPMMAVIPNHLRLRDDVVNADPLTGGNIRDAVLANAPQGEHGFFTVPKVIE, from the coding sequence ATGTCAGTCACCATCGCAACCGTCACCAAGATCGCGAGCCTAGCCCGGATCGCCATCACCGAGGAAGAGGCCGCGCGGATTGCGCCGGAGCTCGAGAACATCATGGGCTGGATCGAACAATTGGGCGAGGTCGATACGACCGACGTCGCGCCGATGATGGCGGTGATCCCCAACCATCTCCGGCTGCGCGACGATGTCGTCAATGCCGATCCGCTGACCGGCGGCAATATCCGCGACGCGGTGCTCGCAAACGCCCCGCAGGGCGAACACGGCTTCTTCACCGTGCCGAAGGTGATCGAATAA
- a CDS encoding AbrB/MazE/SpoVT family DNA-binding domain-containing protein — protein MNAHSSNDFIDMNMTSKGQVLIPKALRDSVGLVPNGPVRVGKNDAGQIVVLPPERQETPDERLARIRANIESVAGTLDTGFATTDDYMDFIRPYRHEPL, from the coding sequence ATGAACGCGCATTCGTCTAATGATTTTATCGACATGAACATGACCAGCAAGGGGCAGGTGCTCATTCCGAAGGCTTTGCGCGACAGCGTCGGTCTCGTACCGAATGGGCCGGTCCGTGTTGGCAAGAATGATGCGGGGCAGATTGTCGTCCTGCCGCCCGAGCGCCAGGAAACCCCGGACGAGCGTTTGGCGCGGATAAGGGCGAACATCGAATCTGTTGCCGGGACGCTCGACACCGGGTTCGCGACGACTGACGACTATATGGATTTCATCAGGCCTTATCGTCACGAGCCGCTGTGA
- a CDS encoding M48 family metallopeptidase, with protein sequence MRAASASFAAACLVGAAATCAHAEPIPTLPPYTAAYQPQGVDERGLWMEFDEFERTLRDSKAVINDPALMAYLRGVVCRTVGSSRCETVRIYVVRDASFNASMAPNGMMVIHSGLLLRSRNEAELAAVLGHEFAHFELRHSLAQFKRRRTAGDIVAWVGVAAVGAYAYGGANTYSVIRNAQSVQTAVIGGLYANGREQERQADLLSMAYLKASPYEPHCFADLWNRQMNEADATARGRKQRSTRYDRVAFFATHPTSLDRATYLRAIASETGKAGDEGQVSFMTAMTAWRPEFLDDQLKLNDFEGTDFLLGELAGAQWTPDLLYARGELYRGRGNPRDLVSAIGFYREALSGNATFAEAYRGIGLAQMRNHDPAGVDALKRYLSLKPDASDRAMISMLVQ encoded by the coding sequence ATGCGCGCGGCCAGTGCGTCGTTCGCCGCCGCGTGTCTAGTTGGCGCCGCTGCGACCTGTGCCCATGCCGAACCGATCCCTACGCTTCCACCGTACACGGCGGCCTATCAGCCCCAGGGCGTCGACGAGCGTGGCTTGTGGATGGAATTCGATGAGTTCGAGCGCACTCTGCGGGATTCGAAAGCCGTCATAAATGACCCGGCTCTCATGGCGTACCTTCGCGGTGTCGTTTGCCGCACGGTGGGATCGAGTCGCTGCGAAACCGTTCGAATTTACGTAGTGCGCGATGCCAGCTTCAATGCTTCGATGGCGCCAAACGGAATGATGGTTATCCACAGCGGGCTATTGTTGCGATCCCGCAACGAAGCGGAACTTGCCGCTGTCCTCGGGCATGAATTTGCCCATTTCGAACTGCGGCACTCATTGGCCCAGTTCAAACGGCGTCGTACGGCGGGTGACATTGTCGCTTGGGTGGGCGTCGCGGCGGTCGGCGCTTATGCCTATGGCGGCGCCAATACCTACTCGGTTATCCGTAATGCACAGTCCGTGCAAACGGCGGTGATCGGCGGCTTATATGCCAACGGTCGCGAGCAGGAGCGCCAAGCGGACCTTCTTTCAATGGCGTATCTGAAGGCGTCGCCTTACGAACCGCACTGTTTCGCGGACCTCTGGAATCGCCAGATGAACGAAGCCGACGCAACCGCACGTGGCCGAAAACAGCGAAGTACGCGCTACGATCGTGTCGCTTTTTTTGCCACTCACCCGACATCGCTCGACCGGGCGACGTACCTTCGAGCGATCGCAAGCGAGACAGGCAAGGCAGGCGACGAGGGTCAGGTCAGCTTTATGACGGCCATGACCGCGTGGCGGCCCGAATTTCTGGATGACCAGCTAAAACTGAACGACTTCGAAGGCACGGACTTCCTCCTTGGCGAACTGGCTGGGGCGCAATGGACGCCTGACCTGCTGTACGCGAGGGGAGAACTCTATCGCGGTCGCGGTAACCCGCGCGATCTTGTTTCCGCGATCGGATTTTATCGCGAGGCGCTTTCGGGGAATGCGACGTTCGCTGAGGCCTATCGGGGCATCGGACTTGCCCAAATGCGCAATCATGACCCCGCGGGCGTCGATGCGCTCAAGCGCTATCTGTCGCTAAAGCCCGACGCGTCCGACCGAGCGATGATTTCCATGTTGGTTCAATGA
- the gatB gene encoding Asp-tRNA(Asn)/Glu-tRNA(Gln) amidotransferase subunit GatB, with translation MTEAPTYTIRGETGDWEVVVGLEVHAQVTSNAKLFSGAATTFGAEPNTQVSLIDAAMPGMLPVPNRECIRQAVRTGMAIDAQINRWSRFDRKNYFYADLPQGYQISQLYHPIVGEGHVDISIDDKNPDAHGKRIGVERIHVEQDAGKLMHDQHPTRSYVDLNRCGVALMEIVSKPDLTSPAEAGAYLAKLRSILRYVGSCDGNMDQGSMRADVNVSVRKAGDPLGTRTETKNVNSVRFVMAVVEQEAKRQVEVIESGGRIVQETRLYDPDRNETRSMRSKEDAHDYRYFPDPDLLPLELDEAFLEECRASLPELPDAKRARYEALGITPYAAAVMTAEVEAARWFDALLEAGAAPVAAANWTTSELFGALNRTGRDIENSPVSPAQAAELLGLVVDGTLSNTLAKQVFEIMLETGQGAATIVEEKGLKQTSDTGEIERVIADVMAANADKVADYRGGKDKLFGFFVGQTMKAMGGKANPGVVNDVLKKALG, from the coding sequence ATGACCGAAGCCCCCACCTACACCATCCGCGGCGAAACCGGCGATTGGGAGGTCGTGGTCGGCCTCGAAGTCCATGCGCAGGTCACCTCCAACGCCAAACTGTTCTCGGGGGCCGCCACCACATTTGGGGCGGAGCCGAACACGCAAGTGTCGCTGATCGACGCCGCGATGCCGGGGATGTTGCCGGTGCCGAACCGCGAGTGCATCCGTCAGGCGGTGCGCACCGGGATGGCGATCGACGCGCAGATCAACCGCTGGTCGCGCTTCGACCGCAAGAATTACTTCTACGCCGATCTGCCGCAGGGCTATCAGATCAGCCAGCTCTATCACCCGATCGTGGGGGAAGGGCATGTCGATATCAGCATCGACGACAAGAACCCCGATGCGCACGGAAAACGGATCGGCGTCGAGCGCATCCATGTCGAGCAGGATGCGGGCAAGCTGATGCACGATCAGCATCCGACGCGCTCTTATGTCGATCTCAACCGCTGTGGCGTGGCGCTGATGGAAATCGTCAGCAAGCCCGATCTGACATCCCCCGCCGAGGCAGGCGCGTATCTGGCGAAGCTGCGGTCGATCCTGCGCTATGTCGGGTCGTGCGACGGCAATATGGACCAGGGTTCGATGCGCGCCGACGTCAATGTCAGCGTGCGCAAGGCAGGCGATCCGCTCGGCACGCGGACCGAAACCAAAAACGTCAATTCTGTCCGCTTCGTGATGGCGGTGGTCGAGCAGGAGGCCAAGCGGCAGGTCGAAGTGATCGAAAGCGGTGGCCGGATCGTCCAGGAAACGCGGCTCTACGACCCCGACCGCAACGAGACCCGGTCGATGCGGTCGAAGGAAGATGCGCATGATTACCGCTACTTCCCCGACCCCGATCTGCTGCCGCTCGAACTCGATGAAGCGTTTCTGGAGGAATGCCGCGCCTCGCTGCCGGAACTGCCCGATGCCAAGCGCGCGCGCTACGAAGCGCTCGGTATCACACCGTATGCCGCTGCCGTCATGACGGCCGAGGTCGAGGCGGCGCGGTGGTTCGATGCGCTGCTTGAGGCCGGCGCGGCGCCGGTCGCCGCCGCCAATTGGACGACGTCCGAACTGTTCGGCGCACTCAACCGCACCGGGCGGGACATCGAGAACTCGCCCGTCAGCCCGGCTCAGGCTGCCGAATTGCTCGGCCTGGTTGTGGATGGCACGCTGTCGAACACGCTTGCCAAGCAAGTGTTCGAAATCATGCTCGAGACCGGGCAGGGTGCGGCCACGATCGTCGAGGAAAAGGGCCTCAAGCAGACCAGCGACACCGGCGAAATCGAACGCGTCATTGCCGATGTGATGGCCGCGAACGCGGACAAGGTCGCCGATTATCGCGGCGGCAAGGACAAGCTCTTCGGTTTCTTCGTCGGGCAGACGATGAAGGCGATGGGGGGGAAGGCCAATCCTGGCGTGGTGAATGATGTGCTGAAGAAGGCGCTTGGGTGA
- a CDS encoding IS5 family transposase, whose protein sequence is MWTDTTRVQYARAELALPSDLTDGEWAVLEPLLPPPSHVGRPRKWPLRRIVEAILYLLRGGLPWRMLPPCFPPVSTVRRWFYLWRDNKLWLSLNHTLLLMAREAVGREASPSAGVIDSQSVKTTESGGPRGYDAGKKVKGRKRHILTDTQGNLVHAVIHTADIQDRDGAPLVLAEIIRRFPWLRHVFADGGYAGEKLRDALRRLGKWTVEIVKRSDTAKGFVVLPRRWVVERTLAWLSRNRRLAKDFEQTIASATAWLFIASIQLFARRIARS, encoded by the coding sequence ATGTGGACCGACACCACTCGGGTACAATATGCCCGTGCAGAACTGGCTTTGCCAAGCGATTTGACCGATGGAGAATGGGCGGTGCTGGAGCCGCTTCTGCCGCCGCCCTCGCATGTGGGGCGTCCGCGCAAATGGCCACTGCGCAGGATTGTCGAGGCGATCCTCTATCTGCTGCGCGGCGGCTTGCCGTGGCGGATGTTGCCGCCGTGCTTTCCGCCGGTTTCGACGGTGCGGCGCTGGTTCTATCTGTGGCGCGACAACAAGCTTTGGTTGTCGCTCAATCATACGCTGCTGCTGATGGCACGCGAAGCGGTTGGCCGCGAGGCTTCGCCCAGCGCCGGCGTGATCGACAGCCAGAGTGTCAAAACCACGGAGAGCGGCGGCCCTCGGGGTTATGACGCGGGCAAGAAGGTCAAGGGCCGCAAGCGCCATATCCTCACCGATACCCAGGGCAATCTGGTCCACGCCGTGATCCACACCGCCGACATCCAGGATCGCGACGGCGCACCGCTGGTGCTGGCCGAGATCATCAGACGCTTCCCTTGGCTGCGTCATGTCTTTGCCGATGGCGGTTATGCAGGTGAGAAGCTCAGGGACGCCCTGCGCCGTCTCGGCAAATGGACCGTCGAGATCGTCAAGCGTTCCGATACCGCCAAGGGCTTCGTCGTCCTCCCGCGCCGCTGGGTCGTCGAGCGCACGCTGGCATGGCTCAGCCGAAACCGCCGCCTCGCCAAGGACTTCGAACAAACCATCGCTTCGGCCACCGCATGGCTGTTCATCGCCTCGATACAACTCTTCGCTCGTCGAATCGCAAGATCATGA
- a CDS encoding type II toxin-antitoxin system VapC family toxin — MTFVDTNIIIDILTRDSCWFDWSVTKLSQAATDGGAMTSVVVAAELARDYESPENLTAKLNAMSVEVLPLQLDAAFRAGNSFGAYRAAGNREERRVLPDFFIGAHALSLAVPLLTRDPRLYKTYFPDLTLITPETHP; from the coding sequence GTGACCTTTGTCGATACCAACATCATCATCGATATCTTGACGCGCGATTCGTGTTGGTTCGACTGGTCGGTGACCAAGCTGTCACAGGCGGCAACGGATGGCGGCGCGATGACGAGTGTCGTGGTGGCGGCTGAACTGGCGCGCGACTATGAGTCCCCTGAGAACTTGACCGCGAAACTCAACGCAATGTCGGTCGAGGTGCTGCCGTTGCAACTCGACGCTGCTTTCCGCGCGGGAAATTCGTTCGGCGCGTATCGGGCGGCGGGCAACCGAGAGGAGCGTCGCGTGCTTCCGGACTTTTTTATCGGCGCGCACGCCCTTTCGTTAGCGGTTCCATTGCTCACGCGAGACCCTCGTCTGTACAAAACCTATTTCCCCGACCTGACCCTCATCACCCCCGAGACGCATCCATGA
- a CDS encoding DUF4153 domain-containing protein, which produces MSAVHDFQPARAGWRLRPPLLALVGALAALAVQQLLDRGQSGTFPYIEPAAWRIALATGIGTAAGALGFGMERSRWPWAAVFAAVAGALAGLIFYWNGGGWRAWSDWHTASLFLAIAIAVPLFQTARDEGAWRFPYAEVHGHAWTNVVLWVACWLFVGVVFALAWLLAALFDLIGLHFLRDLLRESWFIALLFGGGFGAALGLLRERDHVVRLLQRVVTAVLAVLAPVLGVGLLIFLVSLPFTGLNALWDATRSTTPILLSCVIGALILANAVIGNGEDEEATNPVLRYGAMALAVAIFPLAVVAANATGLRVSQYGLTPDRLWAVVFVALASAYGLVYLLAVVRGRGRWATLVRPGNIRLALGVVVIALVLATPLLSFNALSTADQVARLESGKIAPDKFDWAALAFDFGDPGKAALRRLASSKNPAVATRARDVAKKETRWDVAVIDEEERDADSLMKRLRVLPAQVAVPRPLVKQLTGWQGCSNAAQDRCTLLYATGATEAIAIAQTCIDNIARDPVEKGDARGSIKMPAFEGCGPSRYRLVGDRWERVVEEQNPTLTAAQRAALKAGAVSGRVEIRMAPARRMFIGGVPVGDPFE; this is translated from the coding sequence ATGAGCGCAGTGCACGACTTTCAACCCGCGCGGGCCGGCTGGCGGTTACGCCCGCCGCTGCTGGCCCTTGTCGGGGCACTTGCCGCGCTGGCCGTGCAGCAACTGCTCGACCGCGGCCAGTCGGGCACGTTCCCCTATATCGAACCCGCCGCGTGGCGAATCGCGCTGGCGACCGGGATTGGCACAGCCGCGGGCGCACTCGGTTTCGGGATGGAGCGCAGCCGCTGGCCGTGGGCGGCGGTGTTCGCGGCCGTGGCCGGTGCCCTCGCCGGACTGATCTTCTATTGGAATGGCGGCGGATGGCGGGCGTGGAGCGACTGGCACACCGCCAGCCTGTTCCTGGCCATCGCCATCGCCGTGCCGCTGTTTCAGACCGCGCGCGACGAGGGGGCGTGGCGCTTTCCCTATGCCGAAGTCCACGGCCATGCCTGGACCAACGTGGTGCTGTGGGTCGCGTGCTGGCTGTTCGTAGGCGTTGTGTTCGCGCTTGCCTGGCTGCTGGCGGCGCTGTTCGATCTGATCGGCCTGCATTTCCTGCGCGACCTACTGCGGGAGAGCTGGTTCATCGCGCTGCTGTTCGGTGGCGGGTTCGGCGCGGCGCTGGGCTTGCTGCGCGAACGTGATCACGTTGTGCGCTTGCTCCAGCGCGTGGTGACAGCGGTGTTGGCAGTGCTCGCGCCGGTGCTCGGTGTCGGGCTGCTGATTTTCCTCGTCTCCTTGCCCTTCACCGGGCTGAACGCTTTGTGGGACGCCACGCGATCGACCACGCCGATTTTGCTCAGTTGCGTCATTGGCGCGCTGATCCTCGCCAATGCGGTGATCGGCAATGGCGAGGATGAGGAAGCGACGAATCCGGTGCTGCGCTATGGCGCGATGGCGCTGGCGGTCGCGATCTTTCCGCTCGCCGTGGTGGCGGCGAATGCGACAGGACTTCGGGTCAGCCAATATGGCCTGACGCCCGACCGGCTCTGGGCCGTGGTCTTCGTCGCCTTGGCGAGCGCTTACGGCCTCGTGTATCTGCTCGCCGTGGTACGCGGGCGGGGGCGCTGGGCGACGCTGGTCCGGCCGGGCAACATTCGTCTGGCGTTGGGTGTAGTGGTGATCGCTTTGGTGCTCGCAACGCCGCTTCTCAGCTTCAATGCGCTTTCGACTGCGGATCAGGTTGCGCGACTGGAGTCGGGCAAGATCGCGCCCGACAAATTCGATTGGGCGGCGCTCGCGTTCGATTTCGGCGATCCGGGGAAGGCTGCGCTGAGGCGCCTGGCGAGCTCCAAGAACCCTGCGGTGGCAACGCGAGCGAGGGACGTGGCGAAGAAGGAGACCCGCTGGGATGTGGCCGTGATTGATGAGGAGGAACGCGATGCCGACTCGCTGATGAAGCGCTTGCGGGTCTTACCCGCCCAGGTCGCGGTGCCGCGTCCGTTGGTCAAACAACTTACCGGTTGGCAGGGGTGCAGCAACGCCGCGCAAGATCGCTGCACGTTGCTTTACGCGACCGGAGCCACTGAGGCGATCGCGATCGCCCAAACGTGCATCGATAACATCGCGCGCGATCCGGTGGAGAAAGGCGACGCGCGCGGTTCAATCAAAATGCCAGCGTTCGAAGGCTGCGGACCGTCGCGCTATCGGCTTGTCGGTGACCGATGGGAGCGGGTCGTCGAGGAGCAGAACCCCACACTGACCGCAGCACAGCGCGCCGCGCTCAAGGCCGGGGCTGTCTCGGGCAGGGTCGAAATCCGCATGGCGCCAGCGCGTCGCATGTTCATCGGCGGCGTTCCCGTCGGTGACCCGTTCGAATAG